Proteins from one Fragaria vesca subsp. vesca linkage group LG6, FraVesHawaii_1.0, whole genome shotgun sequence genomic window:
- the LOC101312167 gene encoding GDP-mannose-dependent alpha-mannosyltransferase-like — protein sequence MRSSPCLSINPSLSPPSTTSSSSSSFPHSSVPKFPSNQYSWPKPISLFAHKARLSYSESRKLEVRASNMTITEVGQEEEEEGPPPYVESESNSRPRRIALFVEPSPFAYVSGYKNRFQNFIRYLREMGDEVMVVTTHEGVPEEFYGAKCIGSRSFPCPWYQNVPLSLALSPRIISEVANFKPDIIHASSPGIMVFGALIIAKLLSVPIVMSYHTHVPVYIPRYTFSWLVKPMWMVIKFLHTAADLTLVPSAAIAKDLQVARVAAANTIRLWNKGVDSESFHPRFRSDEMRSRLSNGEPEKPLIVHVGRLGVEKSLDFLKSVMDRLPEARIAFIGDGPYRAELEELFSGMPAVFTGMLGGEELSQAYASGDVFLMPSESETLGLVVLEAMASGIPVVAARAGGIPDIIPDDQEGKTGFLYNYNDLDDCLSKLQPLLENKELRETIGKAARKETEKFDWKAATRVIRNEQYNAAIWFWRRRRAQFLRPLQWLMKRIFPQTPPEIKYR from the exons ATGCGCTCCTCTCCTTGTCTCTCTATAAATCCCTCTCTCTCTCCTCCCTCAACCACTTCCTCTTCTTCATCCTCTTTTCCTCATTCTTCAGTTCCCAAATTCCCAAGCAACCAATATTCCTGGCCAAAACCCATCAGCCTTTTTGCTCATAAAGCTCGATTAAGCTACTCAGAAAGTAGGAAACTTGAGGTTAGAGCAAGCAACATGACTATTACTGAAGTTGGGCAAGAAGAAGAGGAAGAGGGTCCTCCTCCTTATGTTGAATCGGAGTCCAACTCGAGGCCTCGCCGCATTGCTCTGTTTGTTGAGCCTTCCCCTTTTGC ATATGTGTCAGGGTATAAGAATCGATTCCAGAATTTCATTAGGTACTTGCGTGAAATGGGAGATGAG GTGATGGTTGTGACAACACATGAAGGAGTGCCCGAGGAATTTTATGGAGCAAAATGTATTGGATCACGAAG CTTCCCCTGCCCTTGGTATCAGAATGTGCCTCTTTCCCTTGCACTCAGTCCTAGAATAATTTCAGAGGTTGCCAATTTCAAGCCTGACATCATACATGCATCCTCACCTGGAATCATG GTATTCGGTGCTCTCATCATAGCTAAACTATTGTCTGTCCCCATTGTGATGTCTTACCATACTCACGTGCCGGT ATATATTCCAAGATACACCTTCAGTTGGTTGGTGAAACCCATGTGGATGGTTATAA AATTCTTACACACAGCTGCTGATCTTACACTAGTACCATCAGCAGCAATAGCTAAAGATCTCCAAGTTGCTAGAGTCGCAGCAG CTAATACAATTCGTCTTTGGAATAAGGGTGTTGATTCAGAAAGCTTCCATCCTCGCTTCCGTTCTGATGAAATGCGTTCAAGACTAAG CAATGGTGAACCCGAAAAACCTTTAATAGTCCATGTTGGAAGACTTGGAGTGGAGAAGAGCTTGGATTTTCTAAAAAG TGTCATGGATAGGCTTCCAGAAGCACGAATTGCTTTTATTGGAGATGGACCATACAG GGCGGAGCTGGAAGAATTATTCTCTGGCATGCCTGCAGTATTTACAGGAATGTTAGGAGGTGAGGAGCTCTCTCAGGCATATGCTAGTGGTGATGTCTTCTTGATGCCCTCGGAATCTGAGACACTTGGACTTGTGGTATTGGAGGCTATGGCTTCAGGCATTCCTGTAGTAGCAGCTCGCGCAGGTGGAATCCCAGATATTATTCCGGACGATCAGGAGGGGAAAACGGGATTTCTCTATAATTACAATGATCTGGATGACTGCTTAAGCAAATTGCAGCCTCTGTTGGAGAACAAGGAATTAAGGGAAACAATTGGCAAAGCAGCACGCAAAGAGACAGAGAAGTTTGACTGGAAAGCAGCCACTCGAGTGATACGAAACGAACAATACAATGCTGCCATATGGTTCTGGAGGAGGAGAAGAGCACAATTCTTGAGACCTCTGCAATGGCTGATGAAACGTATCTTCCCACAAACCCCACCGGAAATCAAGTACAGATGA
- the LOC101314478 gene encoding probable 26S proteasome non-ATPase regulatory subunit 7-like, with translation MDVIKTQQISARSIEKVIVHPLVLLSIVDNYNRVAKDTHKRVVGVLLGSTYKGVVDISNSYAVPFEEDDKDPSIWFLDHNYHEAMFSMFKRINAKEHVIGWYSTGPKLRENDLDVHSLFHNYCPNPVLVIIDVKPKELGIPTKAYYDVEEVKENATQKSQKVFVHVSSEIAAHEVEEIGVEHLLRDVKDTTISTLANEVTGKITALKGLDARLREIRSYLDLVIDEKLPLNHEILYHLQDVFNLLPNLNVAELVKGFAVKTNDMMLVIYLSSLIRSVIALHNLINNKMLNKEHEKAEDAKPATAPSTAAS, from the exons ATGGACGTCATCAAGACGCAGCAAATTTCGGCGAGGTCGATCGAGAAGGTGATAGTTCACCCGCTGGTGCTACTCAGCATCGTCGACAACTACAACCGAGTCGCCAAGGACACTCACAAACGCGTCGTCGGAGTTCTTCTCGGAAGCACTTACAAAGGCGTCGTCGACATCTCCAACAGCTACGCAG TGCCCTTTGAAGAAGATGACAAAGACCCTAGCATTTGGTTTCTTGACCACAACTATCATGAGGCAATGTTCTCCATGTTCAAGAGAATCAATG CAAAGGAGCACGTCATAGGTTGGTACAGTACGGGGCCGAAACTGCGAGAGAATGATCTTGATGTTCACAGCTTGTTCCACAA CTATTGCCCAAATCCTGTGTTGGTCATTATTGATGTAAAGCCAAAGGAGCTGGGAATACCCACCAAAGCATACTATGATGTTGAAGAAGTTAAAGAG AATGCAACTCAAAAGAGCCAGAAAGTTTTTGTTCATGTGAGCTCTGAAATTGCTGCTCATGAGGTTGAGGAAATCG GAGTGGAACACTTATTAAGGGATGTGAAGGATACAACCATCAGCACACTTGCAAATGAG GTTACTGGAAAAATTACTGCTCTGAAGGGCTTGGATGCACGGTTACGAGAAATACGCAGTTACCTAGATCTGGTGATTGATGAAAAGCTTCCACTAAATCATGAGATACTTTACCATTTGCAG GACGTGTTCAATCTGCTTCCGAATCTTAATGTGGCTGAGTTAGTCAAGGGATTTGCAG TAAAAACAAATGACATGATGTTGGTTATATATCTTTCATCTCTCATTCGTAGTGTCATTGCCCTCCACAACTTGATCAATAACAAG ATGCTAAACAAAGAACATGAAAAAGCTGAGGATGCGAAGCCAGCAACAGCCCCGTCTACTGCTGCAAGCTGA
- the LOC101313905 gene encoding putative ribosomal RNA methyltransferase 1-like, which translates to MGKASRDKRDIYYRKAKEEGWRARSAFKLLQIDEEFNIFDGVKRVVDLCAAPGSWSQVLSRKLYLPAKLSSDSKNGDVPLIVAIDLQPMAPIEGVIQVQGDITNARTAEVVIRHFDGCKADLVVCDGAPDVTGLHDMDEFVQSQLILAGLTIVTHVLKEGGKFIAKIFRGKDTSLLYCQLKVFFPIVTFAKPKSSRNSSIEAFAVCENYSPPEGFDPKDLHRLLEKVGTPSGAHDLDCSSGWLEGPNKVYIPFLACGDLSGYDSDRSYPLPKDANGAYRSLDPVQPPIAPPYKRALELKKASSQGITELENHSLES; encoded by the exons ATGGGGAAAGCTTCAAGGGATAAGAGGGATATCTACTACCGAAAAGCCAAAGAAGAAGGGTGGCGTGCTCGGAGTGCCTTCAAGCTTCTTCAGATTGATGAGGAGTTCAACATCTTCGACGGAGTCAAGCGCGTCGTCGATCTCTGTGCTGCTCCTGGTAGCTGGAGTCAG GTTTTGAGTAGGAAATTGTATCTCCCGGCAAAGCTTTCGTCTGATTCTAA GAACGGCGATGTGCCTCTTATTGTAGCTATTGATTTACAGCCAATGGCTCCGATTGAAGGTGTTATTCAAGTGCAGGGTGATATAACTAATGCACGAACCGCCGAAGTA GTCATCAGACATTTTGATGGTTGCAAGGCGGATCTGGTTGTGTGTGATGGTGCTCCAGACG TTACTGGCCTTCATGACATGGATGAATTTGTGCAGTCCCAGCTGATACTAGCA GGTTTAACAATTGTTACTCATGTACTCAAAGAAGGTGGTAAATTTATTGCAAAGATATTCCGTGGAAAAGATACAAGTCTTCTCTATTGTCAG CTGAAGGTATTTTTCCCGATTGTGACTTTTGCAAAACCAAAAAGCAGCCGCAATTCCAGCATAG AGGCATTTGCAGTTTGTGAGAATTATTCTCCTCCGGAGGGATTCGACCCTAAGGATCTGCATCGCCTCCTAGAAAAGGTGGGAACTCCCTCAGGAGCACATGATCTAG ATTGCAGTAGTGGGTGGTTGGAAGGACCAAATAAGGTGTATATCCCATTTTTAGCTTGTGGTGACCTCAGTGGGTATGATTCTGACCGTTCATATCCGCTGCCAAAAGATGCCAATGGAGCTTACCGGAGCTTGGATCCTGTACAGCCCCCAATTGCTCCTCCTTATAAGAGAGCTCTTGAACTGAAGAAAGCTTCCAGCCAGGGAATCACCGAGCTTGAGAACCACTCCCTGGAATCCTGA
- the LOC101291444 gene encoding BAHD acyltransferase DCR-like, with protein MPSSSSVTVTSKCTVYPNQKSTIKSLKLSVSDLPMLSCHYIQKGVLFNSPPYSINDLVNSLKQSLSVALTHFPALAGRFETDSDGYVHIVCNDAGADFIQAKAKHLSVDGVLPPNCDVPHCFKEFFTFDQTISYSGHDKPLAAVQVTELADGVFIGCTVNHAVTDGTSLWHFFNTFAEINKGAMKITKSPDFSRDTVFNSSAVLKVPEGGPKITFSGNEPLRERIFHFTRESILKLKSRANNNSSFSQIAEIYGKSLNDNRNLTPRSRFEISSFQSLSAQLWRSVTRVRNLDPSKPTTLRMAVNCRHRLEPKLDSHYFGNAIQSIPTIATVGDLLSHDLRWGADLLHNNVVAHDSDTVRRGVEDWESAPRLFPLGNFDGASMTMGSSPRFPMYNNDFGWGLPLAVRSGRANKFDGKISAFPGREGNGSVDLEVVLAPETMAGLELDEEFMQYVTVV; from the coding sequence ATGCCTTCTTCATCATCTGTGACTGTGACTTCAAAATGCACAGTCTATCCAAACCAGAAGTCCACGATCAAATCCCTCAAGCTTTCGGTCTCCGATCTTCCCATGCTCTCCTGCCACTACATTCAGAAGGGAGTTCTCTTCAATTCCCCACCTTATTCTATCAACGACCTTGTCAATTCTCTCAAGCAGTCACTCTCGGTTGCCTTGACTCACTTCCCGGCTCTCGCCGGCCGTTTCGAGACTGACTCCGACGGGTACGTCCACATCGTTTGCAACGACGCCGGTGCTGATTTCATCCAGGCCAAGGCTAAACACCTAAGCGTCGACGGCGTCCTGCCTCCCAATTGCGATGTCCCTCATTGCTTCAAAGAGTTCTTCACCTTTGATCAAACCATCAGCTATTCCGGACATGACAAGCCCTTGGCGGCCGTACAGGTCACGGAGCTCGCTGACGGAGTCTTCATCGGCTGCACTGTCAACCACGCCGTCACCGACGGGACCTCCTTGTGGCATTTCTTCAACACCTTTGCCGAGATAAACAAAGGCGCCATGAAAATCACCAAATCCCCGGACTTCTCCCGCGACACCGTCTTCAACTCCTCGGCGGTGCTTAAAGTTCCCGAAGGCGGCCCTAAGATCACTTTCTCCGGCAACGAGCCGTTACGAGAGAGAATCTTCCACTTCACTAGAGAATCAATTCTGAAGCTGAAATCCAGAGCCAACAACAACAGCTCCTTCTCCCAAATCGCTGAGATTTACGGGAAGTCACTCAACGACAATCGGAACCTTACTCCCCGATCACGATTTGAAATCTCCTCCTTCCAGTCGCTGAGCGCGCAACTCTGGCGCTCGGTGACACGTGTCAGGAACTTAGACCCGTCCAAACCAACGACGTTACGAATGGCCGTGAACTGCCGTCACAGGCTGGAGCCGAAGCTGGACTCACACTACTTCGGGAACGCGATCCAAAGCATCCCGACGATCGCCACAGTCGGCGATCTTCTCTCCCATGACCTGCGCTGGGGGGCTGATCTGCTGCATAACAACGTGGTGGCGCACGACAGCGACACCGTGCGCCGCGGCGTAGAGGATTGGGAGAGCGCGCCGAGGCTTTTCCCTCTTGGGAACTTTGACGGCGCTTCAATGACGATGGGAAGCTCGCCGAGATTTCCGATGTATAACAATGACTTCGGCTGGGGGCTGCCGTTAGCTGTAAGGAGCGGTAGGGCTAATAAGTTCGACGGTAAGATATCAGCCTTTCCGGGACGTGAGGGGAATGGAAGCGTTGATCTGGAGGTGGTTTTGGCGCCGGAGACGATGGCGGGGCTGGAGTTGGATGAGGAGTTCATGCAGTACGTGACGGTGGTTTAG